A window from Triticum aestivum cultivar Chinese Spring chromosome 6D, IWGSC CS RefSeq v2.1, whole genome shotgun sequence encodes these proteins:
- the LOC123142097 gene encoding FBD-associated F-box protein At5g60610, translated as MSERLDDEETMETTLASGEDRLEALPNDLLIYLMSFLPSRDSVRTCVLGKRWSTLWKSVPALRIDDPDSYDAVSGSNTFVNEFLRLRDPTPLNVCDISSDCVETTADYPEWADEAFQQMKPWVWYALSCQVQVLKICFPWRVIDTTLISSHLKRLHLDGMHFEGCSLDFSSCKVLEVLEMISCDIYANIMSQTLRHLKINGGGFCIDDRIRISTPNLIGFRLAPLWGWAPLLDSMPSLVTTSVKLGEGCEEELCYCSNPSCEGCDAQPGGTNYPVALQSLSGATNLKLKIYDPTRLSIFRMDLKWRPVFRKLKTLLLNEWCVGDDFTGLIYFLQHSPILETLTLQLDLESSQDYHLSKTDESCNLKEQSLLSPHLKVVKIICCTPEDVIVRRILKILCAHGVPYEKIEVEVRMVQFRSIYDQIIPVIQT; from the exons ATGTCTGAGAGGCTTGATGATGAGGAAACCATGGAAACGACTCTCGCCAGCGGAGAGGACCGCCTCGAGGCCCTCCCAAATGATCTTCTCATCTATCTTATGTCGTTCCTGCCTTCCCGCGACTCTGTGCGGACATGCGTTCTCGGTAAGCGTTGGAGCACGCTCTGGAAGTCTGTGCCCGCCCTACGCATCGATGACCCCGATAGCTACGACGCCGTTAGTGGCTCCAACACATTTGTGAACGAGTTTCTTCGCCTTCGCGACCCAACTCCTCTAAATGTATGTGACATCAGTTCGGATTGCGTGGAGACTACGGCTGATTACCCCGAATGGGCCGACGAGGCATTCCAACAAATGAAGCCGTGGGTCTGGTATGCTCTATCGTGTCAAGTTCAAGTGCTTAAAATTTGTTTTCCCTGGCGGGTAATCGACACTACTCTCATCTCGTCGCACTTGAAGAGGTTACATCTCGATGGCATGCACTTTGAGGGATGCTCGCTCGATTTTTCGAGTTGTAAGGTGCTAGAGGTGTTAGAGATGATAAGTTGTGACATCTATGCGAATATCATGTCCCAAACATTACGACATCTTAAAATTAATGGTGGGGGGTTTTGTATTGATGACCGCATTCGTATTTCCACCCCAAATCTCATTGGCTTCAGACTAGCTCCACTTTGGGGTTGGGCTCCTTTGCTTGATAGCATGCCATCACTTGTAACAACATCTGTAAAGCTTGGAGAAGGGTGTGAGGAGGAACTGTGTTACTGTAGTAATCCATCATGTGAGGGATGTGATGCTCAACCTGGTGGAACCAACTATCCCGTGGCTCTGCAAAGTTTGTCGGGTGCTACAAATTTGAAGTTGAAAATATATGATCCGACACGG TTATCTATTTTCAGAATGGATTTGAAATGGCGCCCTGTGTTTAGGAAGTTAAAAACATTGTTGCTCAATGAATGGTGTGTCGGTGATGATTTTACTGGATTGATTTACTTTCTCCAGCACTCACCAATTCTAGAGACACTTACGCTTCAGCTTGATCTTGAAAGTTCTCAG GATTATCATTTGAGCAAAACTGATGAAAGTTGTAACTTAAAGGAACAGTCATTGCTATCACCACATCTCAAGGTAGTCAAAATTATATGTTGCACGCCGGAAGATGTGATAGTTCGCCGTATTTTAAAGATTCTATGTGCCCATGGAGTGCCTTACGAAAAAATTGAGGTTGAAGTTCGCAT GGTTCAATTTCGATCTATATATGATCAGATCATCCCCGTTATTCAAACTTGA
- the LOC123142096 gene encoding two-component response regulator ORR29, whose translation MPNCHIHAYRKIEANRALGLRNPMAERAEGRPSDALIVMVIDEDEFHANSAKSMLSELNYYVAVYTSPIEALGILEKKAHDVDFVIAAVDMEELNGFQFLEAAKDMHRNLQVIMMSADTTMYTMKRSVELGARFLAKKPLDATTIHNMWQHLDVKVLRLNRMKYLFQGVGDKAQDGEEVGESVAQQKDGTKTTTHFKWIPFLESKFLYALQILGANASPSKIKIIMNVDTVTRKQISAHLQKHRKRMEREQNMAMFMDSYGNCASSSKSVKTRHTIPYMSGYHSEDDVQRTMMPSLFGDTQGVDVSAAMRRALQLGAVFDEFQYSNGPSSDEPCEGIGHKTGEDGIVDDANGSNSSSHDQVAAQTYNSRAAQAITFRNNYHRDQVSNISKVPVEGLVDYPDSEDSDSEEMP comes from the exons ATGCCCAATTGCCACATTCACGCATACAGAAAAATAGAAGCAAATAGAGCTCTCGGTTTGAGAAACCCCATGGCAGAAAGAGCAGAAGGAAGGCCCTCAGATGCGCTCATCGTGATGGTCATTGATGAAGATGAGTTCCATGCCAACTCTGCAAAATCCATGCTCTCTGAATTGAACTATTATG TGGCAGTCTATACAAGTCCCATAGAAGCGCTCGGTATTCTTGAAAAGAAAGCACATGATGTTGATTTTGTCATAGCAGCGGTGGACATGGAAGAGTTGAATGGCTTTCAGTTCCTGGAAGCAGCCAAAGATATGCATCGAAACCTTCAAGTGATCA TGATGTCAGCAGATACAACAATGTACACAATGAAGAGATCTGTTGAACTTGGTGCTCGTTTTTTGGCGAAGAAGCCTCTTGATGCTACTACCATTCACAATATGTGGCAACATCTTGATGTAAAAGTTCTTAGGCTGAACAGGATGAAGTATCTGTTTCAAG GTGTTGGAGATAAAGCGCAAGATGGAGAAGAAGTTGGAGAGTCTGTAGCACAGCAAAAGGATGGAACTAAAACGACCACTCATTTCAAATGGATACCTTTCCTGGAGAGCAAGTTTTTATATGCTCTTCAAATACTTGGAGCAA ATGCATCGCCCAGCAAGATAAAGATAATCATGAACGTGGATACTGTTACGAGGAAACAAATTTCTGCGCATCTGCAG AAACATCGAAAGCGTATGGAAAGGGAACAAAACATGGCAATGTTTATGGATAGCTACGGGAATTGTGCCTCAAGTTCTAAATCCGTGAAGACTCGTCATACAATCCCTTACATGTCGGGCTATCATTCAGAAGACGATGTCCAAAGAACAATG ATGCCAAGCTTGTTTGGAGACACTCAAGGCGTTGATGTATCTGCAGCAATGCGAAGAGCCTTACAACTTGGGGCTGTTTTTGACGAGTTCCAGTATTCCAATGGTCCTTCTAGTGACGAACCATGTGAAGGTATAGGACATAAAACAGGAGAAGATGGCATCGTTGATGACGCTAACGGCTCAAATTCATCTAGTCATGATCAAGTTGCTGCTCAAACATACAATTCAAGAGCTGCACAAGCAATCACATTCAGGAACAATTATCATCGTGACCAAGTCTCCAACATAAGTAAGGTTCCAGTTGAGGGCCTTGTAGACTATCCAGATTCCGAGGATTCTGATTCAGAGGAGATGCCTTAA